Proteins from a genomic interval of Coccinella septempunctata chromosome 2, icCocSept1.1, whole genome shotgun sequence:
- the LOC123307450 gene encoding uncharacterized protein LOC123307450 translates to MSKGFRNIILLICAVSLREVLGHGMMLEPPNRSSLWKYYTIDNDKVVPNYNDNQNFCGGYSTQWDTFDGKCGVCGDPYDAAHPQDNENTGLYGKFGPVRTYKMGEVVNVTILLTSNHKGHFTYSICVLDDPTKPESGEDCFQALKLENGSPRYGVSSTDQYVYNMVKLPEDLTCERCVLRWHYTAGNNWGWCTSTVGALGCGPQETFRSCSDIKIEK, encoded by the exons atgtcgaAAGGCTTCAGAAACATTATTTTACTCATTTGTGCAGTATCCTTGAGGGAGGTTTTGGGGCATGGGATGATGCTTGAACCCCCAAACAGGAGTTCTTTATGGAAATATTACACAATTGACAACGACAAAGTTGTACCTAACTACAACGATAACCAGAACTTCTGTGGAGGATATTCG aCACAATGGGACACTTTCGACGGAAAATGTGGCGTGTGTGGTGACCCTTACGATGCAGCCCACCCCCAGGACAATGAGAATACCGGATTGTATGGGAAGTTTGGTCCTGTAAGAACTTACAAGATGGGAGAAGTTGTTAATGTAACTATTCTTCTCACATCTAACCACAAAGGTCATTTCACATACAG CATTTGTGTACTGGACGATCCCACCAAACCAGAAAGCGGGGAAGATTGTTTCCAGGCATTGAAATTGGAAAATGGAAGTCCTAGATACGGCGTTTCCTCAACCGACCAATACGTTTACAACATGGTGAAACTACCTGAAGATTTAACCTGTGAAAGATGTGTCTTGAGATGGCATTATACAGCTG gaaaCAACTGGGGCTGGTGCACCTCTACTGTCGGTGCCCTTGGATGTGGACCACAAGAAACCTTCAGATCTTGCTCAGATATAAAAATCGAGAAATAA